taccgctggactccattctctgctgccatcatttctaccggagcggatcggtagTAGGAACGGCGTAAATGTATGTCCTGAGGTAAGccaatttcctctttttctttaatttcttgcaaattataagcccaatcgacgaacggataccaccacgagaatctagggatgattctctacaagtctagtgagatgaaattctcgtggggtcgtcatgggtaaaaccccaaatttgaggtaCGGGGGTTATTGAGGggctttttttaattaattagtattaatttaaaaatgctaaaatattaagcatctgagatTAAAGtatgatttctaaaatttagggtccgggtgagcgtcgcgggtgtaattttgggacccacagacaaaattcagaaaattcagtagggctgttaaatgttagtttaaatattaacttgaggtatatggagcttagggaaggttaaatgagtattattttggagaaatagattaattaatcgaggaaaaatgcaaattttaggagttgaatttcgggcgccaagggcgtatgATTTGaggttctagcgagactctcagtaagacaggtaaggggaataaattatagcattattttagaattactgtttaaattaatatgtgaaaatgtgtttatggtattttgtctggaaattattacgatataaatattagataaattgtgtggcatttgagtgattttaaattgtgtattttggagtgtgaaaataatatgttatgaatattagatgaaaattgtgtggcacatgacatgtgttgaaaaatatgaaatataacgatgggtattttttgagaaaatattgaaatgagaatgattgatatgattagtggaaaataatgaaatgtgacatttatttgtaagtggaaattatttgcaggagaaatgagtttgtacaaattattaatatgagtattttgggaaaatgtaaaAAATATGTGAGAcatgatatatgttattataaGATGAtaaaatgtgcatagaaaatgatgagaatatttgtattgaactgaattgtgatatattggaatatgattgatgaaatgtcaataccgcataatgattgcgggtatgtgatagtgaaccctaacggatggttatgatattgagcacggtaccgttgctagtggtgttagtgcaaccacacggactcttggagcgtgtggcgtgatagtcgattgagccattttgtagggttgttgggccccctgagtctggatcagtGTTATATgtcggccaatcgtactacagacgtgatatgtgatatgatactttgatctaactaggtcggccaaccgcggttagatctagccttcgagccgcacaaccttgaccatggggggaagcatgacatagATATAAAGATCCTCAGGctgaccatgagttacagacacgatgttggtatttgataccaacgATATTCATGAgctggaaagtaaaatgaaaacggaaagtgaaagaatgataaaattggctaaaatgaaaaatgaaagaaagaatgaaaattgagaaataaagaatgttagatatgagaaatgaactgtgtgagttaatgacatatataattaaggcgaagtgaaactctccgcctgagggcttactgagtaaggtgagtgccctgataggtatcagatgtggccatacccggttgcataacgtgttagggcagagggaagctacctgtacgggcgggtaatcttctttattctcaagaacttcacaggtaaaaatgtgttggaatgatggattttgagaaatggttttaaagcttataaaatcttgtattgtatatctatatgactatgagaatatatttgccgGTGTATGTTCTCAGATGAAatgctattttaaaaaataaagcatgttataactgaactcatatggccacacactgtgaataatttattccttcttactgagatgtgtctcacctaatttatctaaatttttcaaggaatagggataggccaggtgacagagctccgtgaccattgggagctgagaccttgacacacagggtgagtttctgaactaggggaggtgtaattctccTAGTGttaagtagttttttttttagtttgagataatgatgtatatgtgtgtatgtagatactctgggtattgtattctgaataatataaatacactgtctttTTCTGTTAGGTTGTAATgatgaaataactttttacccggtacccaatgcgggttaggtcgtatgaatgatagtaggattgttgacgtggccaatttatGGATGTTTTTTaggacgagtgaatatttatttataattgaaaaaaaaattgtacgaaaattggagcgtcacagtttggtattagagtctaggttgctaggttttgtagatttTAGTGgatagcggaatacaataccaaagtataggagtggattttgagggaaataggagatgggtagattgaaatgtgagttagtgattgttagaagatgaggtgagaatttaggattctatcttgcggcctagagatagGAGTACCGgagttgtttctgtgtttttcctagggtgacgatttcaggaaaaccatggatactatcgttgggtcttgtttctTAGAgataggcctggcaaaacgggtcatgacccgtcgggtcacccggaTCCACCCGTTTAAAACGGGTTCGGATTTGAAGAAATTAACCCGTTTAATATTTGGGCGTGTCACgggttaacccgtttataaacgggttcaccgggtttgggcgggtcacccgccgggtgacccgTTATTTTGAATCCTTAATAGCtttttttatttccaattttCCAGTGCCAGCTTGCCTTCACGCTTCACCCTTCGCCTTCAGCCTTCAGAGACTCACTGTCACTCACACTCACGCTGCAGCCTGCAGTCCTGACTTCACGCACACGGCACATGCCTTCGCCCTTCGTCCGCCCTTCAGGCTTCAGTGCTTCACGCTTCAGGCTTCACTGCTTCAGCATTTCACTTCTCAGTACTCAGTAGATAGTAGGCCTGCAAGACTCAAGAGTCTCAACTCTCAATCAACACGAAAAAACCGTAAGGGCTCTAAGTCTCTAACCCACGCCAGTGACGCCACGGCTCTCGAGTCTCCACTCTAGTCTCTCAAGATCTCaccctctcggcctctcctaactctcctctcctctcctctggatcTGGTGCGCTGCAACGTGCCGCCGTGCCGGACGGCCCCGACCtgtcctctcctctcctctggtgtgCTGCTACTTGCCGGACCTGCCGGTGTTGTGAGTTGCTCGAGTCGTCGCCTCCAGGCTCCACGGACCAGTGACCACAGCAACTTACTGCATCAGCTTCAGCTCTAGAGGTGAGTTGCAGAGGTAACTTACTGTCAAGCTTTTTTTATTTTGTAGGCTCTCTCTCTGTATGACTGTATCTGCTACAGTGTTACTGCCTTAGTGCCTTACTGTTACTAATTTACTGGCTTGTAACTTGTTTGGTTCATGGATGATGCCAGTGCCACCATGGATTTGTGATGAataagatttgtgatgaataaatagtatataaataaatagtagataaataaaataaattaagaaaacaagaaggatcctaccatGTTCACAAGTTAAGTAGAATGAAAATCAAGTAataacaaaagaaatttttataataatgttttTTGTGTTTCcctacagaaaataaaaaaataatttgttgtCACACACACATACACCCAATAACAGAtttgtgtttattgtttaaatatttcattattttgtttattttataatttttcggAGTCTTAACTATTTTTCTTTGTTAGGGAATTAGTCTGGTGCGAAAGCCCAAGACACCCAGCGTATccaaaaaattattctttgttaGGGATAATACAAATTGCAAATAATGGATACCATAAACTTGGATTTTGATGATGAGTGTAATATTACTCCATCTTCAGATAAATCTGAAAAGAACAgttcttctatcaatgatggcACTAACAAAAAGAGACAACGTAGAAAGACATCAACTGCTTGGGATGAATTCTATTTGTTACCTATAgatgttgatggaaaacagaaggCAAAATGTAAAAAATGTGGGGCTGAATATGTTGCTAATGCTTCAACTCATGGGACGGCAAATTTGAGACGCCACATTAATAATTGTCCATTACGTGATAACTATGATGTGAAGCAGATGCACATGGATTACGGAACCAAACTTCATGCGAAAAAAATTGAGCAAGATGTTTATCGTGAGAAGATGGCAATTGCTGTAATAAAACATTGTTATCCTTTTTCATGGGTTGAGCATGAAGGAAAtcgagatgtgcataaatatcttAATCCTGATGTTAAACCAATTGCTAGGAACACTGCTAAAGCTGATgtattgaaaatacataaaaggGAGAAGGAGAAACTTAAACTTACACTACAGAGTGCTTTTGGTAGAGTGTGTTTGACTTCTGATTGTTGGTCTTCTCCTACAACTGAAGGATATTTATGCATTACAGTTCATTTTGTGGATGAAAATTGGGTATTGCATAGTAAGATTATTAACTTTTCTCACATGCCACCCCCACATTCAGGAGTTGCTTTGTCAGAAAAAACATTTAGTGTATTGAAGGAATGGGGTATTGATAGCAAGATATTTTCCATCACGTTGGATAATGCAACTGCTAATGATAGTATGCAAGATATTCTTTCAAGTCAATTGTCTTTGCAAGCACCTTTAGTAAGTGGCGGTGAATATTTTCATGTAAggtgttgtgctcatattttgaatCTTATTGTTCAAGAAGGCTTAAAAGTGATTGAACGTGTTGTGTATAACATTAGAGAAAGTGTCAAGTACATTAAGGGTTCAGAAGGAAGAAAACTTAAGTTTGAAGAGTGCATTAAACGAGTTGGTATACTTGCTTTAATCAGTTTGCGCTTGGATGTACCAACTAGGTGGAATTCAACTTTCATGATGATAGAAAGTGCACTCATATATCGACGGGCTTTAATTCATTATGCTTTACTTGATGCAAATTATAAGTATTGTCCGTCAAATGAAGAGTGGAATAGAGCTGAGGTCATTTGCAATTTCTTGAAGCCATTTTACGACATGACAAAACTCTTCTCGGGTTCGGATTATCCtacatctaatttgtatttttcaaatatatggaaaattcaattgcatttacttgaaacaatggaaaatccggactgcattgttaatggtatggctgcaaaaatgaaagagaagttcGATAAATATTGGAAGTGTTATAGTGTTGTTTTGGCATTTGCAATTGTTCTTGATCCTCGTTACAAGCTTCAATTTGTCGAGTTTTGTTACTCAAAGATTGATTCATCCACTTCTCGGCAAAAGCTAAATCTCCTTCGTCAAAAGTTGTACTCTCTATTCCAAGATTATGCAAACAAATCAAAATCTTCTTTGGAATCTACTACTTCATCTACTGGGGGTACTGGTGGTAGTGACAATCTCATTAGAGATGAGCTTTCGGtaacttcatttatattttctaatttgtcatttcttactttatatattatttttagctgttatatttatattgtttgtttttctattctaatatatgacaggaatttgaattttatgaaagccaatattgtgctactacagaaaaatctcaattagatttatatttggaagagCCTAGGCTAAATCGTGTGGAACATGCTGAAATGGATATATTGCGGTATTGGAAAGATAATCGATTTCGATATCCTGATTTATCTCTTATGGCGCGTGATGTACTTACTATTCCTATCACAAGAGTTGCATCAGAATCTGCATTCAGCATTGGAGCTCAGGTTCTTAACAAATATCGAAGATCACTTTTGCCGGAAAATGCAGGAGCATTGATAACAACtcgaaattggttgtttggttacgcaagtatgcattttttttttttttgagtttttccaatattatttcaataatttcaatacttacattttatttactttcatatccTTTGTCAATTGTTATTGTTTCTTATTTATTATCTATTTATCTTGTCATTGCAGTGGATCcaagtgaagaaagagaagaagctgaacaattagaagtcaaatttgaaaatcttttgattaTGATTTGGGAGAAGCTTCGACAAACAATCATGGctaattaagtttttttattatcttttgaaaattgtaatcttgtgaatttttatggaactcatttaaatttggttttgtttctaaatatttaactgttatattttttaagattatgttttgattgtgggacttgaatatttgattcatgtgttatgcataatgcatgaattaaaaaaatatgaatgatgaatgaacttattaaatattttacatttagctctatatgtaaatattacgggactcatttaaatttagatttatatataaatattttatgcatgtattatgcatatttaatatttttagaggtgtgcgtgttttttttaattttacattttttaaaaaattgtattcattaaagggatgtattgttttttacattttatgttcttttcatttagaaattaataaataaaatgcagttttttttttttaaaaaatgtcattttatatgaaaattttaaaaattttaaaataaaaaatatatatatttttaaacgggtgacccgttactcgcccgtttattaaatgggcgggttagggttgacatgtgtgtgatccatttaacattgacccgtttatgacccgcccgtttatgacccggcccgttagtgacccccaaacccggcccgcccgcccgttttgctaGGCCTACTTAGAgataagactgaatcttaaatgtggatagaagagtaatttatgagttatagcggtgtataggttgtgtgatagtaattgtacgCTGAGATTAGCTgcttcctttgcaggatggaatCGGGAAACAACAACATGAATGCGGGAGGTGGTGGAGTAGGACCATTCAGTATaggtggtgcagaccctgacgTGGTATTGCATAGCATCACTTAGCAGGTGATGGccgagatggccaggagctcgggggagaAGAGCTTCACGATCGAGCAGTTTtgcgtatgcgacccccatcttttgctaaAGGAGTGGACCCACTGGTAGCAGataactgggttcaggacatagaggacatactggcggTCCTCTTATGTACAGACGAGTAGAGGGTGTTATTTggcacatttaaattgaccgagGAGGCAAAGCGccggtggaggtcagtgagagtactggaggagcagaggtcggATCCAATGGCGATGACATGGAGTcactttagggagattttcttcgagcgatACTTTCCCGCTACGGTCAGGAGCgcaaaggcatcagagtttctgtatcagacacaggggtctatgacaGTGCAACAGTACGCAGCAAGATTTGTTGAATTGTCCCGGTTCGCctcgtatatggtgccagatgaggagaggaaggcgaggaagtttaaGGAGGGCCTAAGAcagaacctgtatgagcaggtaatAGGTTTCCAAGCTCAGACCTTCTTAGAGATAGTGGACATGgttgcggtgattgagagcagcatacaaAGAGGCGTAGCAGcctagagccagaggaagaggcctacgccttcTAATTTTCAGGCAAGGCCCAGTCAAGgaccgtggaggagatatgatagtagagggggatgacgacagggaggaggagatcgagcagtacaGGGCAAACAGATGCCTCCTCTTtatcccagatgtttgaggaggcacccaggagagtgctgAGCAAGAGAGGTTATTTGCTATCAGTGCCATCAGCCTGGGCATATTGCGAGGAACTGTCAAGCATTGCTAGCGGTAGCGGCTACTCCTCaaccatac
This region of Malania oleifera isolate guangnan ecotype guangnan chromosome 10, ASM2987363v1, whole genome shotgun sequence genomic DNA includes:
- the LOC131166624 gene encoding zinc finger BED domain-containing protein RICESLEEPER 3-like, whose amino-acid sequence is MDTINLDFDDECNITPSSDKSEKNSSSINDGTNKKRQRRKTSTAWDEFYLLPIDVDGKQKAKCKKCGAEYVANASTHGTANLRRHINNCPLRDNYDVKQMHMDYGTKLHAKKIEQDVYREKMAIAVIKHCYPFSWVEHEGNRDVHKYLNPDVKPIARNTAKADVLKIHKREKEKLKLTLQSAFGRVCLTSDCWSSPTTEGYLCITVHFVDENWVLHSKIINFSHMPPPHSGVALSEKTFSVLKEWGIDSKIFSITLDNATANDSMQDILSSQLSLQAPLVSGGEYFHVRCCAHILNLIVQEGLKVIERVVYNIRESVKYIKGSEGRKLKFEECIKRVGILALISLRLDVPTRWNSTFMMIESALIYRRALIHYALLDANYKYCPSNEEWNRAEFDKYWKCYSVVLAFAIVLDPRYKLQFVEFCYSKIDSSTSRQKLNLLRQKLYSLFQDYANKSKSSLESTTSSTGGTGGSDNLIRDELSHHLAGDGRDGQELGGEELHDRAVLRMRPPSFAKGVDPLVADNWVQDIEDILAVLLCTDE